The DNA sequence GTTGCGCCAGAGGCAGTGAAGTTGGTCGGGGCTATTGGGGTTGTTAGTATCTCGGTCCTTTGAGAGATACTGGTGGCAGAGGATTCGCCACCGGCATTGCTGGCCGAGACCCAGAAAAAATATTCAGTGTTTGGCAGTAAGCCTTCGGCAGTAAATGCGTTTTGGGCAAAGCCGACGGTTGCTTGCGGGGTCTCGGGTTGCGTATCGGTTGTGCTCCAGTAAATCTGATATTGATCGACCATCCCACTCGCGCCGCTCCAAGCCAGGCTGACGCCACCGGATGTCACATCCGCCACGACTAGACCTGAAGGAGGTGTCGGGGGATTTGGGGGATTGTATGCTTCGAGCACAACCATCTCATAAACCTTTGCGCGGTGTTCATGCTCCGCGAGATCGGTGCGATTGGGATCGGTAACGTTCAGGCGAACGTAGCGCAGTGAGGTTGCGTCAAACTTATGTTGGCGGCTGAACTCGTAATTGTCTTCTACGTTGGCAAGTGGGAACCAATCGTTGCCATCGACACTCCCATAGATCGTATAGGCGGCGACGGTTTCATTGAGCGCATACCACGTGCCTGTGCTGTCGCCGACATAGTCAGCTTCAATCTCGAACCAACCATTCTCGCGGTTGTAGTCACGTTCATTGTGGATATCATAGGGGCCACCATCATAGGTACCGGTGTCTTTTAGATATATTTGATGCGCTGCAATGCTCCCAATTTTTGTGCGCCGGTTATGGTAAGGGGCGTGCACGCGAATGCGCCCAGCTGTCGGTGATGCTTCGATCGATGTGATACTCCCTTTGGGAGCGACAGGTTTGATGGAAGCGCTGGTCGACCAGGAAAAGCGTACAAAAACTTGATCTACCATGAATGTCTCACCGAGGTCTAACTGCACCCACTTTTTTTCATAGTCGTCAGTGCTACTGGCCCAATAGGAGCCGGAACTATTCTTTACCCGAATCGCTGGGTGAGGGGACTCCTCGTCGCCCGACGTCGCGATCGTAGCCGCACGATTACTCAAGTTAACTCGATCGGGCTTGCCGGGGCGTTGGCGTTTTTTAGTCAAAAACCATTCGTAAATATTTGGATCGTGGTAGGTGTGTCCGGTGTTGTATTGCCGCGACGAAGAGTGAGAATAGTTCGGGTACATCGTCACCAAGTGCTCGGCATCCGGGAAAAAAGAACGAAGCGTATTGTTGGCAGATAATACTCGCTCGGGCGTGTGCTCAGTGGGATCGCTCAGGCCACTCATTGACCAGACGGCTACGTTGTCATCGGCAATCTTCGAGTGCCTGTTTGCAACCAGAGATCGACCGGCCACTATTGCCGCCGCAGCAAATCGATTCGGAGTGTTGGCATCGCCGGTCAGCACATTCCATGTTCCTTGACCACCAAAGCTGAAGCCTGTCAGATAAACTCGGTCCGCATCAATGCGATACTCGCTGGAGATCTCGTCCAGGAGAGCCACAACGTCTTCGGCATTCCAGTCACCACGGCTTTTACGGATTTGCGGCGAGATGACGATGAAGTATTCCTCCTGGTCATCGACCGTGAATTTCATCGAATGCCCGTTGCGCGTGTGATTGGGCGGGGTATTGCCGGCATTTTCAATGTGGTGCAGTTCGCTAGTCGTTCCGTAGGTGCCGTTTTCACAACGCTCACCATAGCCGTGGAGGTAGATGATGGCCGGAAATTCTCGGGTGGGCTCGTCGTGATAAACTTCGGGTAAGTGAAGCAGATAGGGCATGCCGCCATCGACATTTGACACGCGATACTGATTCACGGCCAATAGGGCAGAATTGCACGCAAAGATTGCAATCAGCAACAAAGGCGGTATGAGAAAGCGCTTCAAGAGGTTATTGGGACGAGGGTTTAAATCGAACTTATGCCTTGGGGCGGTGCAGTTATCCTATTCAATGCAGTTGGTCTTGCATTCTGCCCTAGTGGGTAAATCTACCGGGGGAATAGTT is a window from the Cerasicoccus sp. TK19100 genome containing:
- a CDS encoding LamG-like jellyroll fold domain-containing protein translates to MKRFLIPPLLLIAIFACNSALLAVNQYRVSNVDGGMPYLLHLPEVYHDEPTREFPAIIYLHGYGERCENGTYGTTSELHHIENAGNTPPNHTRNGHSMKFTVDDQEEYFIVISPQIRKSRGDWNAEDVVALLDEISSEYRIDADRVYLTGFSFGGQGTWNVLTGDANTPNRFAAAAIVAGRSLVANRHSKIADDNVAVWSMSGLSDPTEHTPERVLSANNTLRSFFPDAEHLVTMYPNYSHSSSRQYNTGHTYHDPNIYEWFLTKKRQRPGKPDRVNLSNRAATIATSGDEESPHPAIRVKNSSGSYWASSTDDYEKKWVQLDLGETFMVDQVFVRFSWSTSASIKPVAPKGSITSIEASPTAGRIRVHAPYHNRRTKIGSIAAHQIYLKDTGTYDGGPYDIHNERDYNRENGWFEIEADYVGDSTGTWYALNETVAAYTIYGSVDGNDWFPLANVEDNYEFSRQHKFDATSLRYVRLNVTDPNRTDLAEHEHRAKVYEMVVLEAYNPPNPPTPPSGLVVADVTSGGVSLAWSGASGMVDQYQIYWSTTDTQPETPQATVGFAQNAFTAEGLLPNTEYFFWVSASNAGGESSATSISQRTEILTTPIAPTNFTASGATATSVSLSWQDNADNESGYNLYWATDAKPALPNQQLSTDSSSTLISGLTPDTRYTFWLEAKNAAGTSDDVSATATTSAFEGSLSIGLISRWKFDEQAGSTAFDSTGFNDAILSGETARTDEAVAGHSISLDGTDDWVEAPHQEEYSSSAMSVSMWVRPSLADSQPRGLISKRQGLSASQRCFSIFTHTNSYINLDIGNQRFTTNYSLNEIGTWKHLVMTYDGAQTSENLKLYIDGSQVAESTISTTSIPSLTCPVTIGTLNTNYGSAFAGQIDEVRIYNRALTVAEVEALHETEPFSVNETPDTFTEWAALNLGNRPIAEQSPTSDPDHDGIPNLLEYAQASNPTDNASVNLPYSTIQDSSNAHYLEFSYRRLQGGNGSSESGYTANNLLYTVLISHDLTANSWVTGVDHLEFIPPSIEHGDNSETVTVRVKQSIESAAQTFIRLQIEELN